A section of the Phaseolus vulgaris cultivar G19833 chromosome 8, P. vulgaris v2.0, whole genome shotgun sequence genome encodes:
- the LOC137826321 gene encoding nuclear transcription factor Y subunit B-3-like has protein sequence MADSDNDSGGAQNAGNSGFSELSPREQDRFLPIANVSRIMKKALPANAKISKDAKETVQECVSEFISFITGEASDKCQREKRKTINGDDLLWAMTTLGFEDYVEPLKIYLQRFREIEGEKTVAARDKDASSSAVSGYDYSPSSAASMMHHQGHVYGSPAFHQVSAGPVMGKPGPGPGPSYPAPGRPR, from the coding sequence ATGGCTGACTCGGACAACGACTCGGGGGGAGCGCAGAACGCCGGGAACAGCGGCTTCAGCGAGTTGTCGCCGCGGGAACAGGACCGCTTCCTCCCAATCGCCAACGTCAGCAGGATCATGAAAAAGGCTCTGCCGGCGAACGCCAAGATCTCCAAGGACGCCAAAGAGACCGTGCAGGAATGCGTGTCGGAGTTCATAAGTTTCATCACCGGCGAAGCTTCCGACAAGTGCCAGCGCGAGAAGCGCAAGACAATCAACGGCGATGACCTTCTGTGGGCGATGACAACCCTGGGATTCGAGGACTACGTGGAGCCGCTCAAAATTTACCTCCAGCGCTTCCGCGAGATCGAGGGAGAGAAGACCGTCGCCGCTcgcgacaaggacgcctcctcCTCTGCCGTCAGCGGCTACGATTACTCCCCGTCCTCCGCCGCCTCCATGATGCATCACCAGGGACACGTGTACGGCTCCCCCGCGTTCCATCAAGTGAGTGCCGGTCCGGTTATGGGTAAGCCTGGGCCTGGGCCTGGGCCCAGTTATCCTGCCCCTGGTCGACCCAGATAG
- the LOC137826320 gene encoding protein TIC 20-v, chloroplastic, whose product MACSTFLCPVASSFSQKPLQSTFLHSSVNPSLLTLNILPKKLRKPHQLRSLVVAKSNGSDSADVPDRLISALCYFYPFFDGIQYGKYVITQFYPVQAIIQPLVPAIRVFKSFPFNGFLVFLTLYFVVVRNPNFSRYVRFNTMQAIVLDVLLIFPDLLERGFNPRDGLGLDLMMSLDSTVFFFLLVCLVYGSSSCLMGQIPRLPIVADAADRQVL is encoded by the coding sequence ATGGCTTGTTCCACCTTCCTCTGCCCTGTAGCTTCTAGCTTCTCGCAAAAACCACTTCAATCCACCTTTTTGCATTCCTCTGTTAACCCTTCTCTTCTCACACTCAACATTCTTCCAAAGAAACTGAGAAAGCCCCACCAGCTCAGAAGCCTTGTGGTGGCCAAATCCAATGGCAGTGACTCTGCAGATGTTCCTGACCGTTTGATTTCAGCACTCTGTTACTTTTACCCCTTCTTTGATGGCATACAGTATGGAAAGTATGTAATCACTCAGTTCTACCCTGTTCAGGCCATTATTCAACCACTGGTCCCTGCAATAAGAGTTTTCAAGAGCTTTCCCTTTAATGGGTTCCTTGTGTTTTTGACCCTTTATTTTGTTGTGGTGAGAAACCCCAATTTCAGTAGGTATGTGAGGTTCAACACCATGCAGGCCATTGTCCTTGATGTGCTGTTGATTTTTCCTGACCTCTTGGAAAGAGGGTTTAATCCCAGGGATGGGTTGGGGTTGgatttgatgatgagtttggATAGCACAGTGTTCTTTTTCCTCTTGGTGTGCTTGGTTTATGGTTCTTCTTCCTGCTTGATGGGTCAAATCCCCAGATTGCCCATTGTTGCTGATGCCGCTGACAGGCAGGTTCTTTGA
- the LOC137826323 gene encoding nicotinamide/nicotinic acid mononucleotide adenylyltransferase, translated as MDVPLPLDKLALNLINNEPAAPGNTSNNKIYVILVATGSFNPPTFMHLRMFELARDALNSDGYCVIGGYLSPVNDAYKKKGLISAKHRIQLCHLACKSSDFVMVDQWEASQSTYQRTLTVLSRVYNSVCETGLVSRESLKVMLLCGSDLLHSFGIPGVWVPDQVKSICKDYGVVCISREGQDVEKTISENEILNENQDNIKVVDELVPNQISSTRVRDCIARGLSIKYLTADEVIDYIREQQLYLNLNDK; from the exons ATGGATGTTCCTCTACCACTGGATAAATTGgctttaaatttgattaataatGAACCCGCGGCCCCTGGAAACACCAGCAA CAACAAGATATACGTAATCCTGGTGGCAACTGGAAGCTTTAATCCACCTACTTTCATGCATTTACGCATGTTTG AGCTTGCAAGAGATGCGTTGAATTCAGACGGCTACTGTGTAATTGGAGGTTACTTGTCTCCTGTGAATGATGCATACAAGAAAAAG GGCCTAATATCTGCGAAACATCGAATACAGTTATGCCATTTAGCCTGCAAAAGTTCAGATTTTGTAATGGTTGATCAATGGGAG GCAAGTCAGAGCACATATCAACGCACTTTAACTGTTCTCTCCAGAGTCTACAATTCTGTTTGTGAGACTGGGTTGGTATCTAGAG AATCCCTCAAGGTCATGCTTCTCTGTGGTTCTGATCTTCTTCATTCTTTTGGCATTCCTGGAGTCTGGGTTCCTGACCAG GTTAAATCTATATGCAAAGATTATGGAGTAGTGTGCATTAGCAGAGAAGGACAAGACGTTGAGAAGACTATATCTGAAAATGAAATTCTGAATGAGAATCAG GATAATATCAAAGTTGTGGATGAACTTGTACCAAATCAAATCAGCTCAACCAGAGTAAG GGATTGCATTGCAAGAGGATTATCCATAAAATACCTTACTGCGGATGAAGTGATTGACTACATCAGAGAGCAACAATTATACCTGAACTTAAATGATAAGTAA